One Dermacentor albipictus isolate Rhodes 1998 colony chromosome 10, USDA_Dalb.pri_finalv2, whole genome shotgun sequence genomic window, AGTCAGCACCCACGAATTTTTTATCGTTGATTAGATAGAGAAGCAGCCAGCAATAATTTTAGTACGTTTAGTATGCAGATAACAAAGGTTGCACTTCCCGGCGTGTGGCATTGATTGCTATGAAGGCAGTATAACTCGATTCTGACATCTTGTTGCAGTGTGGTCACAGGACATGATCTCAGAAAACCACCCCTTATCATGGGAAACTGCCATGGACTGCGCTGGCTAGAATGAAGGAATTTCTTTTATCGGCAGTGTTTCTGAGCACAAGCGGGGTTTGTTACTTTGTGGCACCTCTGTAGATGTACCGATACATTCCGTTCAAAGCATTGGAAGAAAATATTCATGTACATCGAAGCATGCTCCACAGGCTGCGTCAGCTTTAAAATCGTCTCGCTTTATAACCCGTAGGAAGTCtgcaaagaaggaaaaaaacttATAAGGATCTTGCACGGTGCGAAAAGCTCAACAGTTGTTTGAGACACTCGGTTTTCGCCGCTCCGAGTTATAAAACCCTAAAACATATATAAGTTGCAGTGTGAAAAGTTCAATGTCCTGCAATATGCAGCAACGCACGCCACAAGAACATTTCTGTAGACGTGTGACATATAACAAAAACGCGTCCTTGTGTACCGGGCATACTCAGCTTCTCTCCAGACAACTTGGAGCGGGCTCTGAGTTCCCGAAAATGGCAGTGTCTCACAGAACATAGAGTTGTCTCACAGAACCACGGTTTCAGCTATTACACAAGCCACGGCTGACAGAAGTCCATGAGCTCCGCATCGTCCGCACCGTAGCAGTCCAAGGCACTCGCCGAAGACTCGGACACGGTCGAGGTTGGAACGTCCGCCGGTGATGAAGCATTGTCTTCTCCGATGTGCGAGAAGTCGTAGTAGCCTTCCGTGTCTTCGAAAGAAGTGACCGCGTGCCGCTGCCGTTGCTCAGGGTTTCCTTCGTACGAAGTCTCATCGGCGTCGTCGTCTTCAGTGTCCCTCTCGGAACCACCGTGCCTCTGTTGGCTGGCACCTCGCTCCAGGAGCTCCTGGAGCGCCTTGATGTAGTCCACCGCCGAGCGTAGCGTGTCCACTTTGCTCATCTTCTTGTTCTGCGTGAAGTTGGGCACGTGCTGCCTGAGCGCCGCGAAACCCATGTTGACGAGTCGAACGCGGTTGCGCTCGCGTTCGTTCCTTCGGGCCACGGCCTGGGAGTAGCCGGAAGAGATGGCCGGCTGGTGGTAGGGCGTCCTCCGCGCGAACCGCAGCACCTCGCTCGCCTTGCAGTgctggtggttgtggtggtgagCCGACGATGTGCTTCGTATCATCCTGTACGAACTCATGGCCTGCGCTCTTTCTCGTTCTGTCGCGGTGGAGAAACCGGCTGGTGAAGGCGAACTCGCCAGCGTCATGGAAGCTAAGCTGGCATATTGTTGGCACACCGTTACGCAGAGTTCAAGTAGTAAGAAAGCAAACCCGCCTGGTCTCGTTCTGTCTAATGCTCACGAGTTCTGGGGTCTTCGCTTGGTCCGTGGCGATCGGTTTGGACAGGTATGTTCTCGGAAATTCACCATGGGTCGTGACACTTTCTCGCCGGTTTCAGATCACACTGGAATGAACGACACGGAAGAAGACAAAACGACTCGGCGTCACATAAGTTGAAGTTCTAAACGAGTAATTGTATTTGGCAGCTCAAAGGTGTCCTTCTGCGCAGCAGCAGTTCCTCCCTTAAATTGTTCCTGACTTAAATGGTGTGCTGATAACGTCGGGCACAATTTCACGAGAACATGGCTATAAGCAACACGTTCTTAAGAAAGAAGATCGAAGGACAATCTCCTAATTTCAGCGCTCTTGAAGAAGCCTATAAATGTCACGTACCCGAGTTCATCAGTTCCGCAGTGAACGCTGTCAACGGCAAGTACAGTGGAAAGAGGGAGGCCCGTAAAAACGTGaaatgcgcacgcacacacacacctctCGCGAGACTTCAGGGCACGTGACAGGGGCACTGCGATGGTGGCACCGAAGTCCTCCTGCTCCGCGGTGCCGGAGCACGCAGGCTGGCACAGCGAGGTGGGGTCTGGGGGTGCAAGACGAGTCGGGCTTCTGTGCTGCCTCGAGGTCTACCGTTCCAGAGGCAAATGCCGCCGCGCTCCATACACACTCTCTCTCGGTGTAGCGGTGGCCACCAGGTGATTGCGCCTTGACTTCAGACCCCGATCTGCCAGAATCAGAGGAAGCACGCTGCCGAACTAAGCAcatacacacacgtacgcacacctAGGGATCCTCGGTGCTGTCGTGCTCGCGCTTACTACCACTGCACGTGGTTTTTGATTTTCTGGCTCCGCGCGCGTCTTCCCTCCCAGTTCCCAATGGGTGGCCAATGGAAGTCGATCACGGAGACGCGCGTGCAGAAGGAGGGGTCTGCCACGAAACATGCCCCCCCCCTCCAGCTGTGCCTTACTGCGTTCCCCCCTCGGCCCGCCCCCTAGTTGTTTGGTCCACCACCACCCCTCTTTACTCCCTTACCCCTCGCAACCAACCCTCCCGCCAACAGCCACCCATGGAACACCCCCCGCCGTGTTGCTGCCTTGTAGCCACGTTTTCACTCAAGTGATCGCGTGCCGCGTCCTTTTGTTTCTGCTGCCAGGCCACCGTGGGCTCTTCGTGCGCTGTACGTGTTTTCCCTCGTGACTCTCCGGCCGCATACTCTTCCCACCCCCCAACTTCCCCCCACCTACCacgtcactcccccccccccgtccctgcGTCTATGTAACTATGCTTCGCCACTGCTTGCTAGCGGGATGTGTGGTTGCCAGCCAAGTCGTGAGTGAAAGGAACGCCTGCGAAgtatgcaggggggggggggggattaaggGGAGGAGGGTCACAGGTGggttggaagggggggggggtcgctcaGACTGGACATCAAACGGGCTGCTGCAGCTCCTGCTACGCCGCTATCATCCTGTTCGATGCGGACTGGAACGAAACAAACATGCGGCCGCGTTGATTGGGTCACGCTGGCTGGTTCGGCGGCGCGGAACGCGGATGGAACAGTCGCAAAAGGGTTGCCGTGGACTACATGTCgcattgtcttcttttttttcctttccctcaAAACTTTTCGTCCTGCTGCGCTTCCCGTTTATCCCAACAGGGCCGATAAAATACAACCCTTTCCTTTCTCAACGGAGACACGGTTTTGTGGATTCGGACCCACCTGTGCGTGCTTCAGGCAGTATTGATCATCTGTTGCCTTCCTGTAGACTGCTTGGCTTCCTCATAGACTGGCCCTTATTGGTTATACTCAGGGAGAGAGGGAGATTTATTATGAGAGAAAGGTTAAGAaggctctagtctgctactcggTGTTGGGGTGAAGCTGGAGGGaaacaaaaggaaaggaagaaagtcATTACCATGATGACAAGGATAGACAAAGAGATGCCCATAAATGAAACGAAGAAACAACGGAAAGTTTTTATTACAATCAGTTACTATATGGAGTCTATCCTCATCGTCTAGTTGGCCATAAGAAGCATATATACAGTCCATAGAGAGAAATTGAGAACAGATCTACGTTTCACATATTGGCGTCCACAAACTTATGATTCATTTAGTTATTTTGTAAAGGAGAAACAGAGACCACGCCCGTTCGCCTGGCTGCCTGTTCTACTCTGCCTCGTCTTCCTCCGCTTCTTCGCTCTCACCGAGCGGGCAACCCAGCCCGAGCTCCACTCTGTCTTCTTATACTTGGCCACACTGCGACTGGTTGTGCCACTGCAAGAAAAACACATCGCAGCACTTTCGGTTTGCCGGCGGAAACAGTTTCTTCATACGCGACACATGCGCGGGGGTGTTGTTTCGCTTTCTCCTGTCTGCATGCCACTCAGATGCCTAGGACCGCACACACCGAGGATTCTCGCCCACTCGTGCAGTATTAATGAAGGGCTCTTCGAACTTTGCGTCTAGTTTCGTTGAAGATAACGGTGCACCTCGTTGCCCCCGCACCTTGTCGCCGATATTGTATTCCGGTGCCAGACGGCGGCGACGGTGGTAGTACCGCTTTTGGGCATGCACAATCATCTTGTACGCCTCTGTTCTGATGTCGCGGCAAAGCGTCTAGCCCGCAATGGAACGCCCCACTTTTACAGGCATGTCCAAGATGAGTGTAGCGCCCAGCGTTGGAAGTTGGCCGCACACAATCTCGTGAGGGGACGTGCTAGTGTAGCTCTGTGTAATGCCGTGTGAACTGCGTATGCAGCCGCTCGAAGGTAATCTTCCCAGTCGGCTACACCTGGCCGCATCTACAACGGAGCAGGAGCCTCTGTCAGACCTCGATGCCTTTTGCTCTTGTCACCGTTTCTGTAAAGACACAGCAgaaaatctttctttctttctttttctctttttttctttctttctttctttctgttgctACAATACGGTGCGAGTCCAGCTTGGATATTCTGGTTCGACCTGTCAGTCATACCATTCACTTGTGGGTGATACGCTGACGCAAAGTGGTGCTCAACTACAGATAGCTGTAGGTAAGTtcatggtgagtgcacggctgcTAAACATTGTCTACCTGTCGGAGATTAGCTTTTTAGGGAGGGTGTGTCTATCCGTAACGATCCCGTAGGAACTCTATGACGCAGCTGGCCGCAAGCGAAGGCACGGCAGCGACCTCTAAGAACTTTGACATGGTCCACGGCGAGTATATTGGTTAGCCGCTGCCGTCCTTGGAAAAGGACCAATGTGATCTATTCCTACAGTAGGGAAAATTGTCTCAGGAGGAGTGATAGGGGTAACGTATTCAGGTTGACACCCTGGACGCCATTTGTGCAGTTGGCACACCTCACTGCATGCCTCACCTCATCTCACAGCATGCGACACACGAACGCACATTTCTATCCATTCTCGGCCCACCAAAATCGTCCCTGTGTCTTGCGCAGGGTGGCTCGATATCCCACGTGGCCTCCATCAGGTGTATCATGGATTGCATAGAAAATGCTTGATCGTAAGAGGATTAGGAATGACCGGAATGTGGGATTCGTCTTCCTTATTGACACGATGACGACGACACGATGTACCTTCGCACAAAGTAAACTTGGAATTGCGCCCCGTGTCTGTTAGGGAATTCATAATCGGCACCAAGTCTTTGTCGAAATATGCACGGTTGCCCGCTCACCTTGGGAATCTTAAACCGGCGGAGTACTCGGAGTCAAGCAGCGGGCGTGGACCCCACAGCCGCCTACTTGTGAGCTGAACTTCACCAGAGAGAAGGTGCCCGGCTCCCATGGAGAATCATGTCAGCAGGTATACGTATAGGTCCCCGAAAGACGGGAACTGCGGCAAGCAACTTGCTCCCGGCTTTGGTTTGGAGCGGCAGGTCCAGCGCATTCGACAGGCAATACGCAATACGCCTTGGACCGAGACCCCGCAGAGGAGCCTCAGTCCAAGGCTGGAGTGTGACTGGGGCATGGCGTCGAAGCAACACCGTACGCAGAGTTCCAGCATCAACAAGAGCCGTAAGCTCTCCGTTGCCGTCGACGCAGATCTTAACTGTTCGAAGAGGTCGCGTTTGGTACTGGTGGCTTCACGGGGCGCTTGTGGGCAGGTCTTATATCTATGGCCGAAACGCCCGCAGGAGAAGCATCCGCGCCGCAATGTAGTGCGCTCCTGTGAGGAGCCAACACCCAGGCGCCGACTAGCAGTGCCCTGAAACTGTGCTGCCCATTCAACGAAAGTCTCCACATCATCCTGGACTGTTTGTCCCGAAAATATGGTCGCGTTCCTTGGGTCACGTACGCCGTCGACGACACACTGTCGGGCTGCCGGAGAGGTCCAGGCTATGTCGCAGGCTCCGTAGCTTGTCGTAGATGTAGGTGACGATGTCTTCTGTTGAGGCTCACCGGCATGACCACAACTTCGCGAACCGAGCTTCACAAGCACTCGAAAAAGCTTCAAATACGGACGCCAAAGCCCCAATCCAAGTTGGCCATGACGCATATTTGCATCCATGGAAGCGATGTCAGGGCCTCAGAAGCTCCTCGGAGACGCCCTTGTGCGATGGATTTCTTTATGCTCTGGCCAAAAGTGTTTTGCGACAACAGAGTGGGCGGTGCAGGCCCAAGTGGTGGGGTCGTTCTTAAACCCCGTGAAACTCTGAAATGGTATTCTCAGAGAGTGGGGTAAGTACGGTGCACCCAAAGCCGGAAGTAGAGCTGGTTGCCATGTTGTTCAGCTGTTGTGTCAGCATGGACACTCAGCATGGACAGAAGGTGACGCGAGAAGGCGAGGAAGCGTTACTGCTATAGACACGAGGGCGGTTGATGGTATTTTCATTGATGGTATTTTCTCTTGGGCGTGACCCATTTCCTTACCAATACACAATTAATAACATTCCCGTGTGTGCTGCGCAGTCTTACAAGTACCTAGGTGTTACTATACCTAACGACTTATCCTGGCGAACACACGTCAGTAACATCATTTCATCTTCTAATAAATCACTGGGTTTTCTCAAGCGTCATCTAAAACGTGCCCCCAAACTTGGTAAACTACTGGCCTACCAGTCATTGGTCCGACCGAAACTGGTACATGCATCCGCCATATGGAATCCACACCAAACATATCTCATCAACGCACTCGAAGCCGTTAAAAACCACGCCGCAAGGTTCATCCATTCTAATTATTCATATGACGTGAGCATATCTTACTTAAAGAAAGAATTGAATTTACTTCCCCTTTgtacgcgccggcgcactggTCGATGTGGTCGGACAAAGTGACACAAAATGTCGACATTGCCGGCCGGTGAAGCAGCCCGTCGAAGACCGGCGATCTGCGGCTCGGCAGCAAGATGTCTCGTACAAGGCGCGTGACTTATTCGTCCCCGTGTTTCGAGTATATAGGGTGTAGCTGCCTGTCTTGAACCAGCTCCCGATTAAGAGCCCACACGCACGCGTGCTGGTCCCGCACGCTCGCTTAGTCGCTCAGCAAACTTGAGCACAAAAGGGGACCTCCCGGATCACCGCGCCCCCTCGCGGGTGGCCGCGGCTCCATGAATAGACTAACGCCGGGGGAAAGGCAAAGGACAAACAGTAGTTGCAAGCTCTCAAAGCCCGCAGTACTGGTGGCGGTTGCGGTAGGGAGATATGGAGCGGGGGGAGAGATGCTCTCGGTTTTGTTGAAACTGCACGACCAGGAAGCGATCGGTGTCGTCTGTTACGCTCGCGGAGCCTTCCGACGAAGGAGACGAATCAATAGCTGCCTATTCGTGCCCTGTTCAGAGGAAAACCCGAGCCAACCAGTCTTCGTGCCCAGCGTGTGTATGGTAGACTGAC contains:
- the LOC135911495 gene encoding achaete-scute homolog 1a-like encodes the protein MTLASSPSPAGFSTATERERAQAMSSYRMIRSTSSAHHHNHQHCKASEVLRFARRTPYHQPAISSGYSQAVARRNERERNRVRLVNMGFAALRQHVPNFTQNKKMSKVDTLRSAVDYIKALQELLERGASQQRHGGSERDTEDDDADETSYEGNPEQRQRHAVTSFEDTEGYYDFSHIGEDNASSPADVPTSTVSESSASALDCYGADDAELMDFCQPWLV